The following are from one region of the Silene latifolia isolate original U9 population chromosome 9, ASM4854445v1, whole genome shotgun sequence genome:
- the LOC141601000 gene encoding uncharacterized protein LOC141601000, with protein sequence MEFGKGVQLKVSWVPLIWNRYNVPKYSIIGWLAIQKRLMTKYRLLRFGIITDAKCDMCLAQQEDHQHLLYDYVFSAQCWLSLQDWLGVKLPQNGILEWGIKWRCRSLLRKQMVLSAMVGLVYHLWYARNICRLEQRLPRPSAVIAMVKEDIQVRRNSMQLGVP encoded by the exons ATGGAGTTTGGCAAA GGTGTACAGCTCAAGGTGTCTTGGGTTCCTCTGATCTGGAATCGCTATAATGTCCCTAAGTACTCAATTATTGGATGGTTAGCTATACAGAAGCGCTTAATGACCAAATACAGACTTCTTAGATTTGGTATTATCACTGATGCTAAGTGTGATATGTGTTTGGCTCAACAAGAAGATCATCAGCACCTGTTGTATGACTATGTTTTCAGTGCTCAATGTTGGCTTTCCTTACAGGATTGGTTGGGTGTAAAACTACCTCAGAATGGCATTCTAGAATGGGGAATCAAATGGCGGTGCAGGTCCCTACTGAGGAAGCAGATGGTTCTCTCAGCTATGGTGGGTCTGGTGTACCATTTATGGTATGCTCGAAATATTTGCAGGCTTGAGCAGAGACTCCCTAGGCCTAGCGCGGTCATTGCTATGGTGAAGGAGGATATTCAAGTTAGGAGAAACTCTATGCAATTAGGCGTCCCATAA